One Diospyros lotus cultivar Yz01 chromosome 1, ASM1463336v1, whole genome shotgun sequence genomic window carries:
- the LOC127788282 gene encoding heavy metal-associated isoprenylated plant protein 12-like has product MKKMVVQLETSNEKIQKKAMTKVSGLPGLEEIDLNVKEGKLTVKGVVDPVEVMDKLKKICHAHIVSLGPEKEEKKKEEDPKKKVDPNEDDYVASFIKTYGYHPATFYYPPPPAYGGSWY; this is encoded by the exons ATGAAG AAGATGGTGGTGCAACTGGAGACTAGCAACGAGAAAATCCAGAAGAAAGCCATGACGAAAGTGTCCGGCCTTCCAG GACTTGAAGAAATTGATCTGAACGTTAAGGAAGGCAAATTGACAGTGAAAGGGGTTGTAGATCCAGTCGAAGTGATGGACAAGCTGAAGAAGATATGCCATGCACATATCGTATCCCTTGGGCcggaaaaagaagagaagaagaaggaggaggatccAAAAAAGAAAGTAGATCCGAATGAGGATGACTACGTGGCTTCGTTCATTAAGACTTACGGGTACCACCCAGCAACTTTCTATTACCCGCCGCCTCCAGCGTATGGTGGCAGCTGGTACTAG
- the LOC127812899 gene encoding heavy metal-associated isoprenylated plant protein 12-like: MKKVVLKLEIHDDKGKKKAMKRVSGLVGVVSIAVNPKDWKMTVTGNIDPVEVATKLRKICCTQILEVEAAKEEKKKDPKEEFLKINPDIYYHPPPYHYGYYSGLVQEEDPTGCVIC; this comes from the exons ATGAAG AAGGTGGTGCTGAAGCTGGAGATACACGACGACAAGGGCAAGAAGAAAGCCATGAAGAGAGTCTCCGGCCTTGTAG GAGTGGTATCGATTGCTGTGAACCCAAAGGACTGGAAAATGACGGTGACAGGAAATATAGACCCGGTGGAAGTGGCGACCAAGCTGAGAAAGATCTGCTGCACCCAAATTCTCGAGGTTGAGGCTgcgaaagaagagaagaagaaggatccGAAGGAGGAATTTCTCAAGATCAACCCAGATATCTATTACCATCCCCCGCCGTATCATTATGGATACTATTCCGGACTCGTACAGGAGGAGGATCCGACTGGCTGTGTTATTTGCTGA
- the LOC127794034 gene encoding heavy metal-associated isoprenylated plant protein 12-like produces MKKVVLKLEIHDDKCKRKAMTRVSGLAGVESIGMNAKDSKLTVIGDVDPVVVAGKLRKICRAEIVSVGPAKEEKKLPAWAKEDPIKKKDPKDEYGPWYVKTYGSHPATIYYPPPPSYDGYYRPVEEDPNGCVIC; encoded by the exons ATGAAG AAGGTGGTACTGAAACTGGAAATTCACGACGACAAGTGCAAGAGGAAAGCCATGACCAGAGTCTCCGGCCTTGCGG GAGTTGAATCAATTGGCATGAACGCAAAGGACAGCAAGTTGACGGTGATAGGGGATGTGGATCCAGTCGTAGTGGCGGGCAAGCTGAGAAAGATCTGCCGCGCAGAGATCGTGTCTGTTGGACCGgcgaaagaagagaaaaagctGCCGGCGTGGGCGAAGGAGGATCCGATTAAGAAAAAAGATCCGAAGGATGAGTACGGGCCTTGGTACGTGAAGACCTACGGGAGCCACCCGGCAACTATCTATTACCCACCGCCTCCAAGTTATGACGGCTATTACAGACCCGTAGAAGAGGATCCGAATGGCTGTGTTATCTGCTGA